The Castor canadensis chromosome 8, mCasCan1.hap1v2, whole genome shotgun sequence genome contains a region encoding:
- the LOC109680962 gene encoding LOW QUALITY PROTEIN: olfactory receptor 6C76-like (The sequence of the model RefSeq protein was modified relative to this genomic sequence to represent the inferred CDS: inserted 2 bases in 1 codon; deleted 1 base in 1 codon) — protein MRNTSVTDFILLGLTDNPELQVVIFFFLFLMYVLSITGNRGIITLTLLDSHLKTPMYFFLRNFSLLEISFTSVCNPRLLISIITGNKSISYNXGSKEFFLLASMSYDCYVAIGKLLHYTTIVRNKICYQLIINSWLAGFLVIFPPLAMGLQLDFCDSNITDHFTCDSAPLLKISCTGTSTIELMNFVLALFTLMTTLTLIILSYTYILRTILKIPSDQQRKKAFSTCSLHVIVVSISYGSCIFMYVKTSAKEGAAMLNTSVTLMLNPFIYTLRNQQVKQAFKDVVRRILASKTLI, from the exons ATGAGAAATACATCAGTGACAGACTTT ATCCTCCTGGGTTTAACAGACAATCCAGAACTCCAAgttgtgattttcttctttctatttctcaTGTATGTACTGAGTATTACTGGAAATCGAGGTATAATCACCCTTACTCTGTTGGATTCCCACCTGAAGacccccatgtatttcttcctcaggAATTTTTCCCTCTTGGAAATTTCATTTACTTCTGTCTGTAACCCTAGGTTGTTGATCAGTATCATAACTGGGAACAAATCTATTTCCTACAA TGGCTCAAAAGAGTTTTTTCTCCTGGCTTCTATGTCCTATGATTGCTATGTGGCTATTGGCAAGCTTCTACATTATACAACCATCGTGAGAAACAAGATCTGTTACCAGCTCATCATCAACTCCTGGCTGGCTGGATTCTTGGTAATTTTCCCACCACTGGCCATGGGATTGCAGCTAGATTTCTGTGATTCCAACATCACTGACCATTTTACTTGTGACTctgctcctttgttgaaaatctctTGCACAGGCACAAGTACCATAGAGCTCATGAACTTTGTTTTAGCTTTGTTCACACTTATGACCACCTTGACACTAATAATTCTCTCCTATACGTACATCCTCAGAACAATTCTGAAAATCCCCTcagatcaacaaagaaaaaaggcCTTCTCAACCTGTTCTTTACATGTGATTGTTGTCTCCATCTCCTATGGAAGCTGCATCTTCATGTATGTGAAAACATCAGCAAAGGAAGGAGCAGCTATGCTCAATACCTCTGTCACTCTTATGCTGAATCCATTTATTTACACTCTAAGAAACCAGCAGGTGAAACAAGCATTTAAGGATGTTGTGAGAAGGATACTTGCCTCAAAAACATTGATTTGA
- the LOC109680963 gene encoding olfactory receptor 6C2-like encodes MRNHTAVTTFILLGLTDDPLLQVLVFIFLFLTYILSIIGNLAIIILTLMDTHLKTPMYFFLRNFSFLEISFTTVCIPRFLYSISTKDNTITYNACASQIFSIGLFGATEFFLLAAMSYDRYVAICKPFHYMTIMSNRVCTILVLCCWIFGLMVIITPLGMGLQLEFCDSNAIDHFGCDASPLFKISCSDTWFLEQTVITCAVLTFIITLIAVILSYIYIIKTILRFPSSQQRKKAFSTCSSHMIVISITYGSCIFIYIKPSAKNQVDINKGVSVLTTSVAPLLNLFIYTLRNKQVKQAFSDITKKFTFFLHK; translated from the coding sequence atgagaaatcACACAGCAGTAACAACATTCATCTTGTTGGGACTTACAGATGACCCACTGCTGCAAGTTctggtttttatctttttatttctgacaTACATTCTGAGCATAATTGGTAACCTAGCTATTATCATTCTCACCCTGATGGATACCCATCTTAAAACacctatgtatttttttcttcgaAACTTTTCCTTCTTAGAAATCTCATTCACGACAGTCTGTATTCCCAGATTCCTGTACAGTATATCAACCAAGGACAATACCATAACTTATAATGCTTGTGCCagtcaaatattttctattgGGCTCTTTGGGGCTACAGAGTTTTTTCTCCTAGCTGCCATGTcctatgatcgctatgtggcTATATGCAAACCTTTTCATTACATGACCATCATGAGCAACAGAGTCTGCACCATCCTTGTCCTCTGCTGCTGGATCTTTGGACTGATGGTTATCATCACACCCCTGGGCATGGGTCTCCAGTTAGAATTCTGTGACTCCAATGCCATTGATCATTTTGGCTGTGATGCTTCTCCTCTTTTTAAGATCTCATGCTCAGATACTTGGTTTCTGGAGCAGACTGTTATTACTTGTGCAGTATTGACTTTCATTATCACACTAATAGCTGTGATTCTttcttacatatatattataaagacAATTCTCAGATTCCCTTCttctcagcaaagaaaaaaagcattttccaCCTGTTCTTCTCACATGATTGTTATATCTATCACCTATGGCAGCTGCATTTTTATCTACATCAAGCCTTCAGCCAAAAACCAGGTGGACATTAATAAAGGAGTATCTGTACTCACTACATCAGTTGCCCCTTTGttaaatctatttatttatactttgagGAATAAACAAGTGAAACAAGCTTTCAGTGACATAaccaaaaaatttacatttttcttgcaTAAGTAA